The Paraburkholderia sp. SOS3 genome includes a region encoding these proteins:
- a CDS encoding LacI family DNA-binding transcriptional regulator: protein MSENRTRSGGGAVRMADVAKAANVSLMTVSRALNEPAKLSEETRKHVLDTIRKIGYVPNSIASNLASNRSNVVGQIVPSIQNSLYSHTMKGAADVLRAAGMHLLIADSGYSLDEEEALIGAFVAQRVCGLLLHNTAHTPRATQLARQAGIPVIETGDLVRNPLDVVISYSNFNAAKEMTLYLAARGYKSIGFVSVPMRNNPRSKERLKGYYAALASLGRERNTALVQEAEPGLTAGAHAMIDMMQRAPEVDAIFFAGDVLAVGALFEAQRRGWKVPERIAIAGFDDLDILRHTVPKLTCLNLPRLEIGRRSAECLLQRLRGDADAAPTRLDLGFEIIQREST from the coding sequence TTGAGCGAGAACAGAACGCGCAGCGGCGGCGGCGCCGTGCGCATGGCCGACGTCGCGAAGGCGGCGAACGTATCGTTGATGACCGTTTCGCGCGCATTGAACGAGCCGGCCAAACTGTCGGAAGAAACGCGCAAGCACGTGCTCGATACGATTCGCAAGATCGGCTATGTGCCGAATTCGATTGCGTCGAATCTCGCATCGAACCGTTCCAACGTAGTCGGGCAGATCGTACCGAGCATCCAGAATTCGCTGTATTCGCACACGATGAAAGGCGCCGCCGATGTGCTGCGCGCGGCCGGCATGCATCTGCTGATTGCCGATAGCGGCTATTCGCTCGACGAAGAAGAAGCGTTGATCGGTGCATTCGTCGCGCAACGCGTATGCGGGCTGCTGCTGCACAACACCGCGCATACGCCGCGCGCGACGCAGCTCGCGCGCCAGGCCGGTATTCCGGTCATCGAAACGGGCGACCTCGTGCGCAATCCGCTCGACGTCGTGATCAGCTACTCGAATTTCAATGCGGCCAAAGAGATGACGTTGTATCTCGCCGCGCGCGGCTATAAATCGATCGGCTTCGTCAGCGTGCCGATGCGCAATAACCCGCGCTCGAAGGAGCGTCTGAAAGGTTATTACGCGGCGCTTGCGTCGCTTGGCCGCGAGCGCAATACCGCGCTCGTGCAGGAAGCGGAGCCCGGTTTGACCGCGGGTGCGCATGCGATGATCGATATGATGCAGCGCGCGCCCGAAGTCGACGCGATATTCTTTGCCGGCGACGTGCTCGCCGTCGGCGCGCTATTCGAAGCGCAGCGGCGCGGCTGGAAGGTGCCCGAACGGATCGCGATCGCGGGCTTCGACGATCTCGACATCCTGCGGCATACGGTGCCGAAGCTTACCTGCCTGAATCTCCCGCGCCTCGAAATCGGCCGGCGCAGCGCCGAGTGTCTGTTGCAGCGGTTGCGCGGCGACGCGGACGCGGCACCGACGCGGCTCGATCTCGGCTTCGAAATCATTCAGCGCGAAAGCACCTGA
- a CDS encoding N-acyl homoserine lactonase family protein encodes MTSPLENYKIYAIKYAHHDRPASANFIGGDPHDVSMPLDYFVWAVVGEGRTWLVDTGFDPAVGNRRGRTTTHRVEEGLQAIGIRADSVEDVIVTHMHYDHAGNRELFPKARYHMQDREMAYCTGRCMCHRELRHPFNPDDVKTMVGRVFDGRVQFHDGTSQLAPGLSVHLVGGHTNGLQVARVHTERGWVVLASDASHLYANMEQERPFPAVYNIGDMLEGYRIVHELADSPQHVVPGHDPDVLRRYPSPGKDTQDWIVRLDAVPR; translated from the coding sequence ATGACTTCGCCGCTCGAAAACTACAAGATCTACGCGATCAAATACGCGCACCACGACCGCCCCGCAAGCGCCAACTTCATAGGCGGCGATCCGCATGACGTATCGATGCCGCTCGACTATTTCGTCTGGGCCGTGGTCGGCGAAGGCCGCACGTGGCTCGTCGATACCGGGTTCGACCCGGCAGTCGGCAATCGGCGCGGCCGCACGACCACGCATCGCGTCGAAGAGGGTTTGCAGGCGATCGGCATTCGCGCCGATTCCGTCGAGGATGTGATCGTCACGCATATGCATTACGACCACGCGGGAAACCGCGAACTGTTTCCGAAAGCGCGTTACCACATGCAGGACCGCGAAATGGCGTATTGCACGGGCCGCTGCATGTGCCATCGCGAGCTCAGGCATCCGTTCAATCCCGACGACGTGAAGACGATGGTCGGCCGCGTATTCGACGGCCGCGTGCAGTTTCACGACGGCACATCGCAGCTTGCGCCGGGACTGTCCGTGCATCTCGTGGGTGGCCATACGAACGGCCTGCAGGTCGCGCGCGTGCATACCGAACGCGGCTGGGTCGTGCTCGCGTCCGATGCGTCGCACCTGTACGCGAATATGGAGCAGGAGCGGCCGTTTCCGGCCGTGTACAACATCGGCGACATGCTCGAGGGATACCGGATCGTGCACGAACTGGCCGATTCGCCGCAGCATGTCGTGCCCGGGCACGATCCCGATGTACTGCGGCGTTATCCGTCGCCCGGCAAGGACACGCAGGACTGGATCGTGCGGCTCGATGCGGTGCCGCGATAG
- a CDS encoding GntR family transcriptional regulator gives MSAEIGVIRPETLRHQVENVLRQAIMTGRFAPGARLVERELCETLGVSRTSVREALRKLEAEKLVRSVPHKGPVVAVMTKQEASELYALRALLEGFAAHEFARLADDSAIARFGEVARELRAEATARNQAGVLRAKTALYDVLLDNCGNSLIKEFLTSLYSRVNLLRATSLMHPERLPASLREIDKLYKALKARDGEAAQQAARIHVQNAEKAAMRMLDEQQPDEA, from the coding sequence ATGTCAGCAGAAATTGGGGTGATACGGCCGGAAACGCTGCGCCATCAGGTCGAAAACGTGCTGCGGCAGGCGATCATGACGGGACGTTTCGCGCCGGGCGCGCGTCTCGTCGAACGCGAACTATGCGAAACGCTCGGCGTGAGCCGCACCTCGGTGCGCGAAGCGCTGCGCAAGCTCGAGGCCGAAAAGCTCGTGCGCAGCGTGCCGCACAAGGGGCCGGTGGTCGCGGTAATGACGAAGCAGGAGGCGAGCGAACTGTACGCGCTGCGTGCGCTGCTCGAAGGCTTTGCCGCCCACGAATTCGCACGGCTTGCCGACGATAGCGCGATCGCGCGCTTCGGCGAAGTCGCCAGGGAACTGCGTGCCGAAGCAACCGCGCGCAACCAGGCCGGCGTGCTGCGCGCGAAGACGGCGCTGTACGACGTGCTGCTCGACAATTGCGGCAATTCGCTGATCAAGGAATTTCTCACGAGCCTTTATTCGCGCGTCAATCTGCTGCGCGCGACGTCGCTCATGCATCCGGAGCGCCTGCCCGCGAGCCTGCGTGAAATCGACAAGCTTTATAAAGCATTGAAAGCGCGCGACGGCGAAGCGGCGCAACAGGCCGCGCGCATCCACGTGCAGAACGCGGAGAAGGCCGCGATGCGGATGCTCGACGAGCAGCAACCCGACGAGGCGTAA
- a CDS encoding carboxymuconolactone decarboxylase family protein has product MQVTAALTEKQQRVKDEFIRVRKTWGPSWESLLRLDAGFLEAYLDFSAVPWRKNHLEDKVKEFIYITADAAATHLYAPGIQQHLQMALKFGATREELVEVLELISTIGIHACNVGVPLLLEVLEEEGQREGRPPLDARQQALKAGFEKNRGYWHPSWDGLLELDPDLFEAYLEFSSVPWRTGVLSPKVKELIYCAFDASATHLYQPGLKLHMRNAVRYGATAGEIMEVLEIVSVIGIHGAAVAAPMLEEALAAHAAM; this is encoded by the coding sequence ATGCAAGTGACCGCAGCATTGACCGAAAAGCAGCAGCGCGTGAAGGACGAATTCATACGCGTACGAAAGACATGGGGCCCGTCGTGGGAAAGCCTGTTGCGTCTCGACGCCGGTTTTCTCGAGGCTTACCTCGATTTCTCCGCGGTGCCGTGGCGCAAGAATCACCTCGAGGACAAGGTGAAGGAGTTCATTTACATCACCGCCGATGCTGCGGCGACGCATCTGTATGCGCCCGGCATCCAGCAGCATCTACAGATGGCGCTCAAGTTCGGCGCGACGCGCGAGGAGCTCGTCGAGGTGCTCGAGCTCATTAGCACGATCGGCATTCATGCGTGCAACGTCGGTGTGCCGCTGTTGCTCGAAGTGCTCGAGGAGGAGGGCCAGCGCGAAGGACGGCCGCCGCTCGACGCGCGGCAGCAGGCGCTTAAAGCCGGCTTCGAGAAGAATCGCGGGTACTGGCATCCGTCGTGGGACGGACTGCTCGAACTCGATCCCGATCTCTTCGAAGCGTACCTCGAGTTTTCGTCGGTGCCGTGGCGTACCGGCGTGCTGAGCCCGAAGGTGAAGGAGCTGATCTATTGCGCGTTCGACGCGTCGGCCACGCATCTGTATCAGCCGGGGCTCAAGCTGCATATGCGCAATGCGGTTCGCTACGGTGCGACCGCTGGCGAGATCATGGAGGTGCTCGAGATTGTCAGCGTGATCGGCATCCACGGCGCGGCGGTCGCTGCGCCGATGCTCGAAGAGGCGCTTGCTGCTCACGCGGCCATGTGA
- a CDS encoding cupin domain-containing protein: MKVFHGRKTGAASERRGNGDTFTGVVWADPVMPSTDGVTINTVCFEPGARTYWHSHERGQILQVTAGQGWICVEGGKPEVIRQGDVVWIGPNERHWHGGSADSFMVHIATSLGTSNWQEAVSEHDYPPSAVR; the protein is encoded by the coding sequence ATGAAGGTGTTTCACGGCAGAAAGACAGGCGCTGCATCGGAGCGGCGCGGCAATGGCGACACGTTTACCGGTGTGGTGTGGGCTGATCCGGTCATGCCGTCCACCGACGGCGTGACGATCAACACCGTCTGTTTCGAGCCCGGCGCGCGCACGTACTGGCATTCGCACGAGCGCGGCCAGATCTTGCAGGTCACGGCGGGGCAGGGATGGATTTGCGTCGAAGGCGGCAAGCCGGAAGTAATCCGTCAGGGCGACGTCGTGTGGATCGGACCGAACGAACGGCATTGGCACGGCGGCAGCGCGGACAGCTTCATGGTTCATATCGCGACGTCGCTCGGCACGTCGAACTGGCAGGAAGCAGTTAGCGAGCACGACTATCCGCCGTCCGCCGTGCGCTGA
- a CDS encoding NAD(P)-dependent oxidoreductase, with translation MNKERIGFIGLGNMGGRMTRRIVDAGIAVLGYDTVVERVKDAGAQAAASIREVVEYADLVLLSLPDSKVIEAVVEGEGGILAHCRAGQTVIDLSTAAASSTVRLNGLLKARGVHYIDAGISGGAAAAEKGTLTLMVGGDAAAIEAAQWIFKPVAGKVQVMGESGAGHTTKLLNNFLNAVSLAATAEVMVAGKKAGLDLHQLLDVLNSSTGVNFATQSRFPKIVDGDYLEGGLTSKLMTKDIVLYVERARELGVASVNAAGPLASFGLATSLGYGDAISNRVVDAIGDVSGGVRLHDHAQRKGAKR, from the coding sequence ATGAACAAGGAACGAATCGGATTTATCGGGCTCGGCAATATGGGCGGCCGCATGACGCGCCGCATCGTCGATGCCGGTATCGCGGTGCTTGGCTACGACACTGTGGTCGAGCGCGTGAAGGACGCGGGCGCGCAAGCGGCCGCATCGATCCGCGAAGTCGTCGAATACGCGGACCTCGTGCTGTTATCGCTGCCCGATAGCAAGGTGATCGAAGCGGTCGTCGAAGGCGAGGGCGGCATACTCGCGCACTGCCGCGCGGGCCAGACCGTGATCGATCTGAGCACGGCTGCGGCGAGTTCGACGGTGCGGTTAAACGGCCTGCTGAAAGCGCGTGGCGTGCATTACATCGATGCGGGCATTTCGGGCGGCGCCGCCGCGGCCGAGAAAGGCACGCTGACGTTGATGGTCGGCGGCGACGCCGCCGCGATCGAAGCCGCGCAATGGATCTTCAAACCGGTTGCCGGCAAGGTGCAGGTGATGGGCGAAAGCGGCGCCGGCCACACGACGAAGCTGCTCAACAATTTCCTCAATGCGGTGAGCCTTGCCGCGACCGCCGAAGTCATGGTCGCGGGCAAAAAGGCGGGGCTCGATCTGCATCAACTGCTCGACGTGCTCAACAGCAGCACCGGCGTCAACTTCGCGACGCAAAGCCGCTTTCCGAAGATCGTCGACGGCGATTATCTCGAAGGCGGCCTGACGTCGAAACTGATGACCAAAGACATCGTGCTGTACGTCGAGCGCGCGCGCGAACTCGGCGTCGCGTCGGTCAACGCAGCGGGACCGCTCGCGAGCTTCGGCCTTGCGACGTCGCTCGGCTATGGCGACGCGATCAGCAATCGGGTGGTCGACGCGATCGGCGACGTATCGGGCGGCGTCAGACTTCACGACCACGCACAACGCAAAGGAGCAAAGCGATGA
- a CDS encoding MFS transporter has protein sequence MKALTAEHVSSTADEQSIDARRRSAIKGAFFSEFIDMFDIYLPVVVLSPVLFFFQPPHLSSGMETILASLVFITTLLGRPVGALLFGMVADRVGRRKASIYSVSGFGVVTLLIALLPGYQSIGIASYWLLVLLRFVDGIFLGGGYTGAMPLAIEYSRKHQRGFVGGLIIAGFPAAYVTINLVAMVMFAVFPLNGANSPYAQWGWRIPFVIGAVLAGVLALYYVHKVAESEIWKSEAGEKQAGSDTPLLSELISGKSAKSLVQVLLLMTGFWLTQNIITIFLPTGLLVHTLHLSGFQLTSTLLLSYFVLFFSYIGAGMLGQKIGRRRFFAIVGPLIATVGAALLYVLGNVHGLSLPAIMLTVCVLAVLVTSPWGVIVTYINERFATEVRATGFGVGFSLSVIVPSFYAFYMNWLGAWMPLSVTPVVLLGIGGLIGMAGALMGPETKDVDF, from the coding sequence ATGAAAGCGCTGACCGCTGAACACGTCTCGTCGACTGCCGACGAACAGTCGATCGACGCGCGGAGAAGGAGCGCCATCAAAGGCGCATTCTTTTCCGAATTCATCGACATGTTCGATATTTATCTGCCGGTGGTCGTGCTGTCGCCGGTGCTGTTTTTCTTCCAGCCGCCGCATCTGTCGAGCGGTATGGAGACGATCCTCGCATCGCTCGTGTTTATCACGACGCTGCTTGGCCGGCCGGTCGGCGCGTTGCTGTTCGGCATGGTGGCGGACCGCGTCGGACGCCGCAAGGCGTCGATCTATTCGGTCTCGGGCTTCGGCGTGGTCACGTTGCTGATCGCGCTGTTGCCCGGCTACCAGAGCATCGGCATCGCATCGTACTGGCTGCTCGTGCTGCTGCGCTTCGTCGACGGTATTTTCCTCGGCGGCGGCTATACGGGCGCGATGCCGCTTGCGATCGAGTATTCGAGGAAGCACCAGCGCGGTTTCGTCGGAGGACTGATCATCGCGGGCTTTCCGGCAGCCTATGTGACGATCAATCTCGTTGCGATGGTGATGTTCGCGGTCTTTCCGCTGAACGGCGCCAATTCGCCGTATGCGCAGTGGGGCTGGCGCATTCCGTTCGTGATCGGTGCGGTGCTTGCCGGTGTGCTCGCGCTCTACTACGTGCATAAGGTGGCGGAATCGGAAATCTGGAAAAGCGAGGCCGGCGAAAAGCAGGCCGGAAGCGACACGCCGCTGCTGTCCGAACTGATAAGCGGCAAAAGCGCGAAGAGCCTCGTGCAAGTGCTGTTGCTCATGACGGGTTTCTGGCTCACGCAAAACATCATCACGATTTTTCTGCCGACCGGGCTGCTTGTGCACACGCTGCATCTGAGCGGCTTCCAGCTTACGTCCACGCTGCTGCTGTCGTATTTCGTGCTGTTTTTCAGCTATATCGGCGCGGGCATGCTGGGCCAGAAGATCGGCCGGCGGCGTTTCTTCGCGATCGTCGGTCCGCTGATCGCGACCGTCGGCGCCGCGCTGCTCTATGTGCTCGGCAACGTGCACGGCCTGTCGCTGCCCGCGATCATGCTGACCGTTTGCGTGCTCGCGGTGCTCGTTACGTCGCCGTGGGGCGTGATCGTCACATACATCAACGAGCGCTTTGCGACCGAGGTGCGCGCAACGGGCTTCGGCGTCGGCTTCAGCCTCTCGGTGATCGTGCCGTCGTTCTACGCGTTCTATATGAACTGGCTCGGCGCGTGGATGCCGCTTTCGGTGACGCCGGTCGTGCTGCTCGGTATCGGCGGCCTGATCGGCATGGCCGGCGCGCTGATGGGACCGGAGACGAAGGACGTCGATTTCTAG
- a CDS encoding carboxymuconolactone decarboxylase family protein, translating to MASNDWFEKGFANRKTVLGAGHVEKSWENADEFNRPMQKLVTEYCWGEIWGDATLPFKTRSMLNIGMLTAMSQHHELAVHVKGALKNGVTKDEIRSVLMQAAIYCGVPLALAAFRVATEAIKAYEAEAKAS from the coding sequence ATGGCAAGCAACGACTGGTTTGAAAAGGGTTTCGCGAACCGCAAGACAGTGCTTGGCGCAGGGCATGTCGAAAAATCGTGGGAAAACGCCGACGAGTTCAATCGTCCGATGCAGAAGCTCGTTACCGAGTACTGCTGGGGCGAGATCTGGGGCGACGCGACGCTGCCGTTCAAAACGCGCAGCATGCTCAATATCGGCATGCTGACCGCGATGAGCCAGCACCATGAACTTGCGGTGCATGTGAAAGGCGCGCTGAAGAACGGCGTGACGAAAGACGAAATCCGCTCGGTGCTGATGCAGGCGGCAATCTATTGCGGCGTGCCGCTCGCGCTCGCGGCGTTTCGCGTCGCGACCGAAGCGATCAAGGCCTACGAGGCTGAAGCGAAAGCGTCGTAG
- a CDS encoding aldehyde dehydrogenase family protein — protein sequence MSRVGQFYIDGKWVAPLAPVWFDLIDPATEVRFDQLALGNAADVDRAVAAARRAFPSYSTSTVADRVALLKRIVQIYERRIDEFAEAMRAEMGVPITFARNNQAVRGPVHLNALIDVLDHFAFETQRGTTRLRHEAVGVCGLITPWNWPVNQIVVKIAPALAAGCTMVLKPSEYSALSALLFAEVLDEAGVPAGVFNLVNGDGPGVGAAIAAHPDIDMVSFTGSTRAGIQVAKLAADTVKRVAQELGGKSANILLDDVNLNDAVTRGVNTCFANSGQSCSSPTRMLVPRRLMDEAAHIAARAAQAFRVGATDKVTTQLGPVVNRSQFVRIQSMIQSGIDEGARLVAGGTGLPEGLSKGWFVKPTVFADVKPDMTIAREEIFGPVLSMIPYDDDEEAIEIANNTVYGLAAYVQSASVERARTVARALRAGGVHLNYPAPDFSAPFGGYKRSGNGREWGEAGLREYLETKAMVGYGEA from the coding sequence ATGTCTCGTGTTGGACAGTTTTATATCGATGGAAAATGGGTCGCGCCGCTCGCGCCGGTCTGGTTCGATCTGATCGATCCGGCAACCGAAGTTCGTTTCGATCAGCTTGCGCTCGGCAACGCGGCCGATGTGGACCGTGCGGTTGCGGCCGCGCGTCGCGCTTTTCCGTCGTATTCGACGAGCACCGTCGCGGATCGCGTCGCGCTGCTCAAGCGCATCGTGCAAATTTACGAGCGCCGTATCGATGAATTCGCCGAAGCCATGCGCGCCGAAATGGGCGTGCCGATTACTTTCGCGCGCAACAATCAGGCGGTGCGCGGCCCCGTGCATCTGAATGCGCTGATCGACGTGCTCGATCATTTCGCTTTTGAAACGCAGCGCGGCACGACGCGCTTGCGGCATGAAGCGGTCGGCGTATGCGGCCTCATCACGCCGTGGAACTGGCCGGTCAACCAGATCGTCGTGAAGATCGCACCGGCGCTTGCGGCCGGCTGCACGATGGTGCTCAAGCCCAGTGAATATTCGGCATTGAGTGCGCTGCTGTTTGCGGAAGTGCTCGACGAAGCCGGTGTGCCGGCGGGCGTGTTCAATCTCGTCAACGGCGACGGTCCGGGTGTCGGTGCCGCGATCGCAGCGCATCCCGATATCGACATGGTGTCGTTCACGGGCTCGACGCGCGCGGGCATTCAGGTCGCGAAGCTCGCGGCCGATACCGTGAAGCGCGTCGCGCAGGAACTCGGCGGCAAGTCGGCCAATATCCTGCTCGACGACGTGAATCTGAACGACGCCGTGACGCGCGGCGTGAATACGTGTTTCGCGAATTCGGGCCAGTCGTGCTCGAGCCCGACGCGCATGCTCGTGCCGCGGCGCCTGATGGATGAGGCCGCGCATATCGCGGCGCGCGCGGCGCAGGCGTTCAGGGTCGGCGCGACCGACAAGGTGACGACGCAACTGGGCCCGGTCGTGAACCGCAGCCAGTTCGTGCGCATCCAGTCGATGATTCAATCGGGTATCGACGAAGGCGCACGGCTCGTCGCCGGCGGCACCGGTTTGCCCGAGGGCTTGTCGAAAGGCTGGTTTGTGAAGCCGACGGTGTTCGCCGACGTCAAACCCGATATGACGATCGCGCGTGAGGAGATCTTCGGCCCCGTGCTTTCGATGATCCCTTACGACGACGATGAAGAGGCGATCGAGATCGCGAACAACACGGTCTACGGACTTGCCGCGTATGTGCAGTCGGCAAGCGTCGAGCGTGCGCGCACGGTCGCGCGTGCATTGCGTGCGGGCGGCGTGCATCTGAACTATCCGGCACCCGATTTCAGCGCACCGTTCGGCGGCTACAAACGCTCGGGCAACGGGCGCGAGTGGGGCGAGGCCGGCCTGCGCGAGTATCTGGAAACGAAGGCAATGGTGGGCTACGGCGAAGCATGA
- a CDS encoding NIPSNAP family protein, protein MIVEMRVYHCAPTRLPALLDRFVNITLGFFEKYGIEQIGFFTTLVGSSNHSLTYMIKWESLAERETKWNAFQSDQEWIAKRAATEADKPIVERIENCFLTPTAFSALR, encoded by the coding sequence ATGATCGTCGAGATGCGCGTCTATCACTGTGCGCCGACACGCCTGCCGGCGCTGCTCGATCGCTTCGTCAACATCACGCTCGGTTTCTTCGAGAAATACGGCATCGAGCAGATCGGCTTCTTTACGACGCTGGTCGGTTCGAGCAATCACTCGTTGACGTACATGATCAAGTGGGAAAGCCTGGCTGAGCGCGAAACCAAATGGAACGCGTTTCAGTCGGATCAGGAGTGGATCGCGAAACGCGCGGCGACCGAAGCGGATAAGCCGATCGTCGAGCGCATCGAGAACTGCTTTCTGACGCCGACCGCTTTCTCGGCGCTTCGATAG
- a CDS encoding MmgE/PrpD family protein — translation MQPRTTSAEEPLAPTRQLAQFVERTRWSDIPDAVRHEAKRSLVNYFAVAFAGCADPSIEQAVSVYRRYRAGCDASLIGRAERTDSLNAATLNAMTANVHDFDDTHLPTIIHPSAPVAAPLFALGESTSMSTTMSGETLLLAFVLGVEIECRIGNAVSPSHYQRGWHITSTCGVFGAAAAAAKVLNLDAGQTAHALGHASAQAGGLVETLGTMAKSVSVGNAARNGVLSALLAGEGLSGPAQPIEGERGFVRVCSDQPDFDALTAQLGSRWALQANTYKPYPCGVVLNPVIEACLDLARGKQWSLADIERVELLGHPLLRERTDRPGIRSGREAQVSAQHSVAVTLSTGRAGLAEFSDESAANPDVRAFAGRVAFVDDSRLPVEAARVTVLLRSGESVSRTVSAARGSLAVPLSDAELDTKLKELAAYGAPHVDTQRLLDTLWTLDTAADATLPMHIARTESG, via the coding sequence ATGCAGCCACGCACGACTTCTGCTGAAGAACCGCTTGCGCCGACGCGGCAACTCGCGCAATTCGTCGAGCGCACGCGCTGGAGCGATATTCCGGACGCCGTTCGGCACGAGGCGAAGCGCTCGCTCGTCAATTATTTCGCCGTCGCGTTCGCAGGCTGCGCCGATCCATCGATCGAACAAGCCGTGAGCGTCTATCGCCGTTATCGCGCCGGTTGCGACGCGAGCCTGATTGGCCGCGCCGAACGCACCGACAGCCTGAACGCGGCCACGCTCAATGCGATGACCGCGAACGTGCACGATTTCGACGACACGCATCTGCCGACCATCATCCATCCGAGCGCGCCGGTCGCCGCGCCGCTGTTCGCGCTTGGCGAAAGTACGTCGATGAGCACGACGATGAGCGGCGAGACGCTGCTGCTTGCCTTCGTGCTCGGCGTCGAAATCGAATGCCGGATCGGCAATGCGGTGTCGCCGTCGCATTACCAGCGCGGCTGGCACATTACATCGACTTGCGGCGTATTCGGCGCGGCGGCAGCCGCAGCGAAGGTACTCAACCTCGATGCCGGGCAGACGGCCCATGCATTGGGCCACGCGTCCGCCCAGGCGGGCGGACTGGTCGAAACGCTCGGCACGATGGCGAAAAGCGTGAGCGTCGGCAATGCGGCGCGCAATGGTGTGCTCTCGGCGTTGCTCGCGGGCGAGGGATTGAGCGGACCGGCGCAGCCGATCGAAGGCGAACGCGGTTTCGTGCGCGTGTGCTCCGATCAACCCGATTTCGATGCGCTTACCGCGCAGCTCGGCAGCCGTTGGGCCTTGCAGGCCAACACGTATAAGCCGTATCCGTGCGGCGTCGTGCTGAACCCCGTCATCGAAGCGTGCCTCGACCTTGCGCGCGGCAAGCAATGGTCGCTGGCCGATATCGAGCGTGTCGAACTGCTCGGCCATCCGCTGCTGCGCGAGCGTACCGACCGGCCCGGCATTCGCAGCGGCCGCGAAGCGCAGGTCAGCGCACAGCATAGTGTGGCGGTGACGCTTTCGACAGGCCGCGCGGGTCTCGCGGAATTCAGCGATGAAAGCGCGGCGAATCCGGACGTGCGCGCGTTCGCAGGCCGTGTCGCATTTGTCGACGATAGCCGCCTGCCCGTCGAAGCCGCGCGCGTGACGGTGCTGCTGCGCTCGGGCGAAAGCGTATCGCGCACGGTGAGCGCCGCACGCGGCAGCCTTGCCGTGCCGCTTTCCGATGCCGAGCTCGACACCAAACTGAAAGAACTCGCCGCGTACGGTGCGCCGCATGTCGACACGCAACGCTTGCTCGACACCTTGTGGACGCTCGATACCGCGGCTGACGCCACGCTACCGATGCATATCGCACGTACCGAATCCGGTTAG